The Sulfurimonas lithotrophica genome includes a region encoding these proteins:
- a CDS encoding flagellar biosynthesis anti-sigma factor FlgM: protein MISQVKSAVVGAYTNNTNEGKRSDRTASQKAEASISSQGDTSKIDQIKNDIASGQYKVNLEALSQKIADELL from the coding sequence ATGATTTCTCAAGTTAAAAGTGCCGTTGTAGGTGCTTATACAAATAATACAAATGAAGGGAAACGTTCGGATAGGACGGCTTCTCAAAAAGCGGAGGCTAGTATATCTTCTCAAGGAGATACTAGTAAGATAGATCAGATTAAAAACGATATAGCATCTGGTCAATACAAAGTTAATTTAGAAGCTCTTTCTCAAAAAATAGCGGATGAATTACTTTAA